A section of the Polynucleobacter sp. AP-Jannik-300A-C4 genome encodes:
- the hemN gene encoding oxygen-independent coproporphyrinogen III oxidase, with protein MSSVVSASKQNEKEVLFHPELLQKFDINGPRYTSYPSADRFHNEFSESDYLRALQRVAQADEPLSLYFHLPFCPNICYYCGCNKIITKDHGRSAKYIKYLAKEMAMVCAAMGVQKKIPVTQLHWGGGTPTFLSHEEMIELMHHTREHFELLPGGEYSIEIDPRRVTESDIALLAELGFNRISLGVQDFNLEVQQAVHRVQTIEETQAVIDWSRKYGFKSRSVDLIYGLPKQTPETFKETVDAVLKMSPDRLSVYNYAHLPHIFKPQRRIAEADLPRAADKLDILSNTIARLGDAGYVFIGMDHFAKPDDELAIAQTEGNLHRNFQGYSTQAECDLLAFGISSIGKVDDCYSQNVRTLDEYYSAIDDGHLPTLRGLQLDKDDLLRRELIGELMCQFALDTDLFGKTHQINFPSYFKIEIEELKHLEQAGLLEWQGAKMVVPIKGRLLARRVAMTFDRHLRESQAKGTYSKVL; from the coding sequence ATGAGCTCTGTAGTTTCTGCATCTAAGCAAAATGAAAAAGAAGTACTTTTTCATCCAGAGTTATTGCAGAAGTTTGATATCAATGGCCCACGCTACACCTCATACCCTAGTGCCGATCGCTTTCATAATGAGTTCAGTGAATCTGATTATTTGAGGGCATTGCAACGTGTAGCCCAGGCTGATGAGCCACTATCACTATATTTTCATTTACCGTTTTGTCCCAATATTTGCTATTACTGCGGCTGCAACAAAATCATTACTAAAGATCACGGTCGCAGCGCTAAATACATCAAGTATTTGGCTAAAGAGATGGCAATGGTTTGCGCTGCAATGGGTGTGCAGAAAAAAATACCAGTAACCCAGTTGCATTGGGGTGGGGGTACACCAACATTTTTATCTCACGAAGAGATGATTGAATTGATGCACCATACGCGTGAGCATTTTGAGCTACTTCCTGGTGGCGAATACTCAATAGAGATTGATCCACGACGTGTCACTGAATCAGATATTGCTTTACTTGCTGAATTGGGTTTTAACCGCATCAGTCTTGGTGTGCAAGATTTCAACCTCGAGGTACAGCAAGCGGTGCATCGCGTCCAAACAATTGAGGAAACTCAAGCAGTAATAGATTGGTCTAGGAAGTACGGATTTAAATCTAGAAGCGTTGATTTGATCTATGGCTTACCAAAGCAGACACCAGAGACCTTCAAAGAAACGGTCGATGCGGTTCTCAAAATGAGTCCTGACCGTCTTTCTGTTTATAACTATGCGCACTTGCCCCATATTTTTAAGCCCCAACGCAGAATTGCTGAGGCAGATTTGCCTAGAGCTGCTGACAAGCTCGATATTTTGTCAAACACGATCGCAAGATTGGGTGATGCAGGTTATGTCTTTATTGGCATGGACCACTTTGCCAAGCCAGATGATGAATTGGCGATTGCTCAAACAGAGGGTAATTTGCATCGCAATTTCCAAGGCTATTCTACGCAAGCTGAATGTGATCTCTTGGCTTTTGGAATTTCGTCGATTGGTAAGGTGGATGATTGTTACTCGCAAAATGTCCGCACACTAGACGAGTATTACTCGGCAATCGATGATGGCCATCTGCCGACACTCCGAGGCCTGCAATTAGACAAGGATGATTTACTGCGTCGTGAATTAATTGGCGAGTTAATGTGCCAATTTGCTCTGGATACTGATTTATTTGGCAAGACTCACCAAATCAACTTTCCAAGTTACTTCAAGATAGAGATTGAAGAGCTCAAGCATCTGGAACAGGCTGGCCTACTGGAGTGGCAGGGTGCGAAGATGGTCGTGCCCATCAAAGGCCGACTCCTGGCTCGACGTGTGGCAATGACCTTTGATCGCCATCTTAGAGAATCTCAAGCAAAGGGCACTTACTCAAAAGTGCTTTAA
- a CDS encoding ATP-binding protein — protein MTCKLSPGAPRLILFAGHAGTGKTTLAKKALPLIVEKTGEDFFFLDKDTVYGAYSAHVMELTTNNPNDRDSPFYLQNLRDWEYAGLIAIAKENLQLGVNVILVGPFSSEIQSGRMFNPEELGVPSVSSIKIAWIDLDESEAKRRMEKRADPRDEYKLKHWDQYTKRRVNPPEHIAIQRFDNLHFDEAKFEKLIEHLIQ, from the coding sequence ATGACCTGTAAGCTCAGCCCTGGCGCACCACGACTTATCCTCTTTGCAGGCCATGCGGGCACCGGTAAAACTACTTTAGCTAAAAAGGCTCTACCCCTAATAGTGGAAAAGACCGGTGAGGACTTTTTCTTCTTAGATAAAGATACAGTCTACGGCGCCTATAGTGCCCATGTCATGGAGCTCACTACCAATAATCCCAATGATCGCGATAGCCCCTTCTATCTTCAGAACCTCAGGGATTGGGAATATGCAGGCCTCATCGCCATCGCCAAAGAAAACCTCCAACTTGGCGTCAATGTCATCCTAGTAGGTCCATTCTCTAGCGAGATACAAAGCGGACGGATGTTCAATCCCGAGGAGCTTGGAGTACCCAGTGTATCTAGCATCAAAATCGCCTGGATAGATCTCGATGAAAGTGAAGCAAAGCGTCGTATGGAAAAGCGCGCAGACCCTCGAGATGAATACAAACTCAAGCACTGGGATCAATACACCAAACGCAGAGTTAATCCTCCAGAGCATATTGCAATACAGCGCTTTGATAATTTACATTTTGATGAAGCCAAATTTGAGAAGTTGATTGAACACTTGATTCAATAA
- a CDS encoding LLM class flavin-dependent oxidoreductase: MTNSIPYSILDISPIPQGFTAADALRNSLDVAQHAEALGYTRYWVAEHHNMTGNASSATAVLVGYIAGGTKTIRVGSGGVMLPNHAPLVIAEQFGTLASIYPGRIELGLGRAPGTDQMTTRALRRDLLGSDDRFPQDVRELQHYFGPIQEGQSVKAIPGADTEVPIWILGSSLYGAQLAAHFGLPYAFASHFAPEQLLDAMTTYRELFKPSDKLAKPYSAFVMNVVAADTDEEAAYLFTTLQQNVIRMRRNTRGQLPPPIDDLNDFCEPHEKTTADHALRCSAVGSLETVRKGMQYWLDQTGANEIIITGQIYDHQARLRSFEIAAEAAKGLRFSSQA; this comes from the coding sequence ATGACAAATTCTATCCCGTACTCCATTCTAGATATATCTCCAATTCCTCAGGGATTTACCGCTGCGGATGCCTTGCGTAACTCCTTGGATGTTGCCCAGCATGCAGAGGCATTGGGTTATACCCGCTACTGGGTGGCGGAGCATCACAATATGACCGGTAATGCTAGCTCTGCTACTGCAGTCTTAGTTGGGTATATTGCTGGCGGCACCAAAACCATTCGAGTCGGCTCTGGTGGCGTGATGTTGCCAAACCATGCCCCATTAGTTATTGCGGAGCAATTTGGCACCTTAGCGTCGATCTACCCCGGAAGAATCGAATTGGGCTTAGGGCGTGCACCTGGAACTGATCAAATGACAACCAGAGCTTTGCGTCGAGATTTACTAGGAAGTGATGATCGCTTCCCACAGGATGTTCGAGAGTTGCAACATTACTTTGGTCCTATTCAGGAAGGGCAATCTGTAAAGGCTATTCCGGGGGCAGACACCGAAGTACCAATTTGGATATTGGGCTCCAGTTTGTATGGCGCTCAACTAGCTGCTCATTTTGGCTTGCCATATGCCTTTGCCTCTCATTTTGCACCGGAGCAATTGCTAGATGCAATGACTACCTATCGAGAGTTATTTAAGCCATCCGATAAGCTGGCTAAGCCGTACAGTGCATTTGTGATGAATGTAGTCGCTGCGGATACTGATGAAGAAGCTGCATACCTTTTTACTACCTTGCAACAAAACGTAATTCGGATGCGTCGTAATACGCGCGGACAATTGCCGCCGCCGATTGATGATTTAAATGATTTCTGTGAGCCTCACGAAAAAACTACTGCCGATCATGCCTTGCGTTGCTCTGCTGTTGGATCCTTGGAAACAGTAAGAAAAGGGATGCAGTATTGGCTTGACCAAACTGGTGCAAATGAAATCATCATCACAGGTCAAATCTATGACCATCAAGCCCGCTTGAGATCATTTGAGATTGCTGCTGAAGCGGCTAAGGGATTGCGCTTTAGCTCTCAAGCCTAA
- a CDS encoding DnaJ C-terminal domain-containing protein has protein sequence MKFRDYYETLGVARGATEAEIKAAYRKLARKYHPDVNKEAGAEEQFKAVGEAYSVLKDTEKRAAYDRMGANWKNGQDFTPPPNWNEGFEYSDGNFGGGHGGFGGGYEGDQSEFFESLFGRGRHTQGGRGGNPRQGMNFKGQDHHAKILIDLADAYNGAKRTISLHMPAQDANGHVSTQERKLDVSIPKGIKAGQNLRLAGQGGPGMGTGGAGDLYLEIDFHANPIYRVDGKDVYLDLPLAPWEAALGTTVNIPTPAGSTLELKIPAGTATGRKMRLKEKGIPSKEAGDLYVVPNIVLPSAETDAQKEAYQSLEKAFDFNPRTHLKG, from the coding sequence ATGAAATTCAGGGACTACTACGAAACACTCGGTGTAGCACGTGGTGCAACCGAAGCAGAAATTAAAGCGGCTTATCGCAAGCTAGCACGCAAATATCACCCAGATGTGAATAAAGAAGCTGGCGCAGAAGAGCAGTTTAAAGCTGTCGGAGAAGCCTACTCCGTACTGAAAGACACCGAGAAGCGTGCGGCATACGATCGCATGGGCGCCAATTGGAAAAATGGCCAAGATTTCACACCTCCACCGAACTGGAATGAGGGATTTGAATATTCCGATGGCAACTTTGGTGGTGGCCATGGTGGATTTGGTGGTGGCTATGAAGGTGATCAAAGTGAATTCTTTGAATCTCTTTTTGGCAGAGGTCGCCATACTCAAGGTGGTCGAGGTGGTAACCCCCGTCAGGGCATGAACTTTAAAGGTCAAGATCATCATGCCAAAATCCTGATTGATCTTGCTGATGCCTATAACGGCGCAAAACGTACCATTTCCCTGCATATGCCTGCGCAAGATGCCAATGGTCATGTCAGCACACAGGAACGCAAACTTGATGTCAGCATTCCCAAGGGCATCAAGGCCGGACAGAATTTACGCTTAGCTGGGCAAGGCGGTCCTGGTATGGGTACAGGTGGTGCAGGTGACTTGTACCTTGAGATTGATTTTCATGCAAACCCTATTTACCGTGTCGACGGAAAAGATGTTTACCTGGATTTACCACTAGCACCATGGGAAGCTGCACTAGGTACTACTGTCAATATCCCTACCCCTGCGGGCTCCACTCTGGAATTAAAGATTCCAGCTGGCACAGCAACAGGTCGCAAGATGAGACTCAAAGAAAAAGGTATCCCCAGCAAAGAAGCTGGTGACTTGTACGTTGTGCCAAATATTGTTTTGCCTAGCGCAGAAACCGATGCTCAAAAAGAAGCTTATCAATCACTAGAGAAAGCTTTTGATTTCAACCCCAGAACCCACCTGAAGGGATGA
- a CDS encoding OmpW family protein, with the protein MRLKTLVAAMAAVASLAPIAAQAQSSSENPWMVRVRAVDLLWQNGQTGAVQTLDVKAKDQIIPEFDVSYFFTKNIAAELVLTYPQSIQIDAGGNKLGTIKALPPSLVLQYHFTEFGAFKPYVGAGINYTIFSSRNNLGGGTYSVDSSSVGAVGQIGMDYMFDKNWGLNVDLKYATMSTNVSSPAYGPVAGKLTLNPWMPAVGVTYKF; encoded by the coding sequence ATGCGTCTTAAAACTCTAGTAGCCGCTATGGCAGCAGTAGCTTCATTGGCTCCAATCGCCGCTCAAGCTCAATCTTCAAGCGAGAACCCATGGATGGTTCGTGTGCGCGCCGTGGACTTGCTTTGGCAGAATGGTCAGACTGGCGCTGTTCAAACATTAGACGTAAAAGCTAAAGATCAGATCATTCCTGAGTTTGATGTCTCCTATTTCTTTACTAAAAATATTGCTGCCGAGTTGGTATTGACTTACCCACAAAGCATTCAGATTGATGCTGGTGGAAATAAGTTAGGTACGATCAAGGCGCTTCCACCATCGTTAGTTCTTCAGTATCACTTCACAGAGTTCGGTGCATTTAAACCTTATGTTGGTGCTGGTATAAATTACACGATTTTCAGTAGTCGTAATAATTTGGGCGGTGGTACCTATTCTGTTGATAGCTCTAGTGTTGGCGCTGTTGGTCAAATTGGTATGGACTATATGTTTGATAAAAATTGGGGTCTAAACGTTGACTTGAAATATGCAACGATGTCGACTAATGTTTCCAGTCCTGCATACGGCCCAGTCGCAGGTAAGCTGACTTTGAATCCATGGATGCCAGCTGTTGGTGTAACTTACAAGTTCTAA
- a CDS encoding chaperone modulator CbpM produces MTQTKITWIEGSLVEEEVHMSIVEISQATRAPQDLIMSWVTEGVLSPTGSSPEDWRFSGESLKRAKTAARLTHDLELNTPGVALALDLLEEISRLRNQLLRENLG; encoded by the coding sequence ATGACACAAACAAAAATCACCTGGATTGAAGGTAGTCTTGTTGAAGAAGAGGTGCACATGAGCATTGTGGAAATTTCACAGGCTACGCGTGCGCCCCAGGATCTCATCATGTCATGGGTAACAGAGGGAGTATTGAGCCCTACTGGCTCATCCCCTGAAGACTGGCGTTTTAGTGGGGAATCTCTAAAGCGTGCAAAGACTGCTGCTCGTTTAACTCATGATCTGGAACTCAATACGCCTGGAGTTGCTTTAGCACTTGATCTTCTGGAAGAAATTAGTCGCCTGCGCAATCAGTTGCTTCGTGAAAATCTAGGATAA
- a CDS encoding YaeQ family protein, with the protein MALRATIHKADLHVADSDRHYYGSHSLTIAKHPSETEERMMVRIIAFALQAQEDLAFTKGLSDTDEPDLWVKDLTDAIKLWIEVGQPDERRILKACGRSDQVIVYCYGGHTSKIWWDGIANKLTRARNLQVISIPAEQANELNKLVERSMVLHVNIQDGEAYVSSDMGQVTITPEIWRNQEQ; encoded by the coding sequence ATGGCTCTACGCGCAACTATCCACAAAGCTGACCTCCACGTCGCAGACTCTGACCGCCACTATTACGGCAGTCACTCCCTCACCATCGCAAAGCATCCCTCCGAAACCGAGGAGCGGATGATGGTACGCATCATTGCTTTTGCCCTGCAAGCTCAGGAAGATCTGGCTTTCACTAAAGGCTTAAGCGATACCGATGAACCTGACCTCTGGGTTAAGGATCTCACGGATGCCATCAAGCTTTGGATTGAAGTGGGTCAACCAGATGAACGTCGCATCCTCAAAGCTTGCGGTCGATCCGATCAAGTCATCGTCTATTGCTATGGTGGACACACCAGCAAAATCTGGTGGGATGGGATTGCGAATAAATTAACTCGTGCCCGTAACCTTCAGGTGATCTCTATTCCTGCAGAACAGGCCAATGAACTTAACAAGCTAGTTGAGCGCAGTATGGTTCTGCATGTCAATATTCAAGATGGCGAGGCTTACGTTTCTTCAGATATGGGCCAAGTAACTATCACCCCAGAAATCTGGCGCAATCAAGAGCAATGA
- a CDS encoding putative toxin-antitoxin system toxin component, PIN family, with protein sequence MKPVVLDTNILLDIFVFNDARAANLKQAILNGSISAIASQQTLLEFADVISRPLFKLDEFTQADVMTQWQSIAQLYDDSNLASAPWKCEDPDDQIFLDLAYQLRPSILISKDNAVLKIESRAAQESILITADYNAFRLES encoded by the coding sequence ATGAAGCCGGTAGTTTTAGACACCAATATCTTGTTAGATATTTTTGTCTTTAATGACGCAAGGGCCGCCAATCTTAAACAAGCGATTCTGAACGGGAGCATTTCTGCAATTGCGAGTCAGCAAACTTTACTGGAGTTTGCGGATGTCATTTCCCGACCTCTTTTTAAGCTTGATGAATTCACCCAAGCGGACGTAATGACCCAATGGCAATCTATCGCACAGCTATACGATGATTCCAATCTAGCTAGCGCGCCTTGGAAATGCGAAGACCCCGATGATCAAATCTTCTTAGATCTGGCTTATCAATTAAGACCATCGATACTCATTAGCAAGGACAATGCAGTACTGAAGATCGAGAGTCGAGCTGCCCAAGAAAGTATTCTGATTACCGCTGACTACAACGCCTTTAGGCTTGAGAGCTAA
- a CDS encoding ATP-binding cassette domain-containing protein: MALIVLTDAKLAFGHVDLLANTAFSLESGERVGLIGRNGTGKSSLLKILAGIEKMDDGLLQYQQGLRIAYVPQEPIFEAEETVFDAVSKGVAQAKALREEYEALSVGEWDDAAHHRLDEVQSQLEALSGWNWEQRVHETLDRLHLEADVKINTLSGGTKKRVALARALVEMPDVLLLDEPTNHLDLDSISWLEDLLKEYKGSVILITHDRAFLDNVCTQIVELDRGILRTYPGNFSAYEVLKDQEMNSESLANARADKLLAQEEVWIRKGVEARRTRSVARIARLEALRTTRSQRRDAVGQVKLAVSAGDRSGKIVADLQNVSKSYDRPIVKDFTATILRGDKVGLLGPNGAGKTTLLKLILGTIAPDSGTATMGTRIEVAYFDQMREGLDLNASLEDYISPGSEWIEINGNKKHVKSYLSDFLFAPERTNSPVSTLSGGERNRLLLARLFARPANVLVLDEPTNDLDIDTLDLLEQLLQDYKGTVFLVSHDRYFLDNVVTSIIANEGDGFWREYEGGYEDWKIQKARSDKIRAANGGAKAVERSEVKPEIKVESKPTAVKGSVSKLNGKERLELEALPLQIETLETEQADIGIAMSNPDLYKNEPELAASMQARLSEITADLDIKLQRWELLLSRSES, from the coding sequence ATGGCTTTAATCGTACTCACTGATGCAAAACTGGCTTTTGGCCACGTTGACCTCCTCGCAAATACTGCTTTCTCATTGGAATCTGGGGAGCGTGTTGGCTTAATTGGCCGCAATGGCACTGGCAAATCTTCTTTATTGAAGATCTTGGCTGGCATAGAAAAAATGGATGATGGTTTGCTGCAATATCAGCAAGGCCTCCGCATTGCCTATGTTCCTCAAGAACCAATATTTGAGGCTGAAGAAACTGTCTTTGATGCCGTATCCAAGGGTGTAGCTCAGGCCAAGGCGCTGCGCGAAGAGTATGAAGCTCTGAGCGTAGGAGAGTGGGACGATGCTGCTCACCACCGCCTTGACGAAGTGCAATCCCAATTGGAGGCTTTAAGTGGCTGGAACTGGGAGCAGCGCGTTCATGAAACATTGGATCGCCTGCATTTAGAAGCTGATGTCAAGATCAATACCTTATCGGGTGGAACGAAGAAGCGTGTTGCCTTAGCTCGCGCTCTTGTGGAGATGCCGGATGTATTGCTATTAGATGAGCCTACCAACCATCTCGATTTAGATTCGATTTCTTGGTTGGAGGATTTGCTTAAAGAGTACAAAGGCTCGGTAATTCTGATTACCCATGATCGTGCCTTCTTAGATAACGTTTGCACGCAAATTGTAGAACTTGATCGTGGAATCTTACGCACCTACCCAGGAAATTTCTCGGCGTACGAAGTATTAAAAGATCAGGAGATGAATTCTGAATCTTTGGCTAATGCGCGCGCGGATAAATTACTCGCCCAAGAAGAGGTCTGGATTCGCAAGGGGGTTGAAGCAAGGCGTACGCGTAGTGTTGCGCGTATTGCGCGCTTAGAAGCACTGCGAACTACTCGCTCACAAAGACGTGATGCGGTTGGGCAAGTCAAGCTTGCAGTTTCCGCGGGAGATAGAAGCGGCAAGATCGTTGCGGATCTGCAGAATGTTTCTAAGTCTTACGATCGCCCGATTGTGAAAGATTTCACGGCAACCATTTTGCGTGGCGATAAAGTGGGTCTGCTTGGTCCTAATGGTGCAGGCAAAACTACGCTTCTCAAATTAATACTGGGGACGATCGCGCCAGATTCTGGAACGGCAACCATGGGCACTCGCATTGAGGTAGCCTACTTTGATCAGATGCGCGAAGGCTTAGATCTCAATGCTTCGCTTGAGGACTACATTAGCCCAGGTAGCGAGTGGATTGAAATCAATGGCAATAAGAAGCACGTCAAGAGTTATTTGAGTGATTTCTTATTCGCACCAGAGCGTACTAATTCACCAGTCAGCACTTTGTCTGGTGGAGAGCGGAACCGTTTATTGTTGGCACGCTTATTTGCCCGTCCTGCAAACGTCTTGGTTTTGGATGAACCAACCAATGACTTGGATATCGACACTCTGGATTTACTCGAGCAATTACTCCAAGACTACAAAGGTACGGTGTTCTTGGTCAGCCATGACCGCTACTTCTTGGATAACGTCGTGACCAGCATCATTGCTAACGAAGGCGATGGATTCTGGCGTGAGTATGAAGGTGGTTACGAAGACTGGAAGATCCAGAAAGCGCGCTCAGATAAGATCCGTGCGGCCAATGGCGGCGCTAAAGCTGTTGAAAGATCAGAGGTAAAGCCAGAGATAAAAGTTGAATCAAAGCCCACTGCTGTAAAGGGTAGCGTGAGCAAGCTCAATGGGAAAGAACGGTTGGAGCTAGAGGCATTACCTTTACAGATTGAGACGCTTGAGACGGAGCAAGCAGATATTGGTATTGCGATGAGCAACCCCGATCTTTATAAAAACGAACCTGAATTGGCCGCGAGTATGCAAGCGCGTCTATCTGAAATTACTGCAGATCTAGATATCAAGTTACAACGCTGGGAATTGCTCTTAAGTCGTTCAGAATCTTAA
- a CDS encoding NAD(P)/FAD-dependent oxidoreductase: protein MIRITELRLPISHAPEALEEAILKRLNIQAQDLVQFDVFKRSYDARKNVALAFIYTVDLSVKNEEKLLKRFANDVHVRLSPDTSYHFVANASQLKGANFVRPVVIGFGPCGIFAALVLAQMGFKPIVLERGKPVRGRTQDTWGLWRKNVLNPESNVQFGEGGAGTFSDGKLYSQIKDPKFYGRKVIAEFIKAGAPEEIRYVAKPHIGTFRLVGVVERMRQEIIELGGEIRFSQKVIGFDIQNEHIAGVKIEGHPDLPANHVVLALGHSARDTFEALHAAGVYMEAKPFSVGFRIEHPQSLIDKARLGPHAGNELIGAADYKLVHHAKNGRAVYSFCMCPGGTVVAATSEPNRVVTNGMSQYSRNERNANAGIVVGITPEDYPGGPLAGIEFQRTLESKAYELGGSTYEAPGQLVGDFLAGKASTDFGSVMPSYKPGVHLTDLADALPAYAIEAIREAIPAFEKQIKGFSMKDAVLTGIETRTSSPLRITRGSNFQSLNIKGLYPAGEGAGYAGGILSAGVDGIKVAEAVALDYLPQ from the coding sequence ATGATCCGTATTACCGAACTTCGCTTGCCGATTAGCCATGCCCCCGAGGCATTGGAGGAGGCGATTTTGAAGCGCTTGAATATCCAAGCCCAGGACCTGGTTCAGTTTGATGTATTCAAACGAAGCTACGATGCCAGAAAAAATGTCGCCCTTGCATTCATCTATACCGTTGATTTATCGGTAAAGAACGAAGAAAAATTGCTTAAACGATTTGCAAACGATGTTCACGTAAGGCTATCCCCAGATACAAGTTATCACTTTGTTGCTAATGCTTCACAACTGAAGGGCGCAAACTTTGTACGTCCTGTTGTTATCGGGTTTGGCCCCTGTGGGATTTTTGCTGCATTGGTATTGGCGCAGATGGGCTTTAAACCTATCGTATTAGAGCGCGGCAAACCAGTGAGAGGGCGCACTCAAGATACTTGGGGCTTATGGCGTAAGAATGTCCTCAATCCAGAATCGAATGTGCAGTTTGGTGAGGGAGGGGCAGGTACATTTTCTGACGGCAAACTCTATAGCCAAATTAAAGACCCAAAATTTTATGGACGCAAGGTCATTGCTGAATTTATTAAAGCAGGCGCGCCAGAAGAAATTCGTTATGTAGCAAAGCCACATATTGGGACCTTTCGATTGGTTGGTGTCGTCGAAAGAATGCGCCAAGAAATTATCGAGCTTGGTGGAGAGATTCGTTTCTCGCAAAAGGTGATTGGCTTTGATATTCAGAATGAGCACATTGCTGGAGTCAAAATTGAGGGCCATCCAGATTTACCTGCTAATCATGTAGTGCTAGCTCTTGGACATAGCGCTCGCGATACCTTCGAAGCACTCCATGCAGCCGGTGTCTATATGGAAGCCAAACCGTTTTCGGTAGGCTTTCGCATTGAGCATCCGCAATCCTTGATTGACAAGGCACGCTTAGGTCCACATGCTGGCAATGAGCTCATTGGAGCAGCAGATTACAAATTGGTACACCACGCCAAAAATGGCCGTGCAGTCTATAGCTTTTGTATGTGCCCAGGTGGAACGGTAGTTGCTGCTACCTCTGAGCCTAATCGTGTTGTGACTAATGGTATGAGTCAGTATTCGCGTAATGAGCGTAATGCTAATGCGGGAATTGTCGTTGGCATTACCCCGGAAGATTATCCTGGCGGTCCACTAGCAGGTATTGAATTTCAGAGGACTTTGGAGTCGAAGGCATATGAGTTAGGTGGCTCCACCTACGAGGCCCCAGGACAATTGGTGGGTGACTTCCTCGCTGGTAAGGCTTCTACAGACTTTGGTTCTGTAATGCCCTCTTATAAACCTGGTGTTCACCTGACAGATCTGGCTGATGCTTTACCTGCTTATGCAATTGAGGCAATCCGAGAGGCAATCCCTGCCTTTGAAAAGCAGATTAAAGGCTTCTCGATGAAGGATGCAGTATTGACCGGCATTGAGACTCGCACTTCCTCCCCATTGCGTATTACGCGAGGATCAAACTTTCAGAGTCTGAATATCAAAGGCCTTTATCCCGCGGGTGAGGGTGCTGGCTATGCTGGTGGAATCTTGTCAGCAGGGGTTGATGGGATTAAAGTGGCAGAAGCAGTCGCCCTTGACTATCTTCCTCAATAA
- a CDS encoding alpha/beta hydrolase, which translates to MATLPCIEIETAPNPSASVIWLHGLGADGNDFVPIIPQLNLSECPAIRFVFPSAPSMAVTVNGGYLMPAWYDITERDINAREDVAGTHKSATAIAELIEREASRGIVYDKIVLAGFSQGCAMSLQVGLRFPHTLAGIMALSGYLPLAKSLAVERSDANSKTPIFMAHGVWDAVIVPERAEASADILEKLCYQVDWNTYPMEHSLHPDELVDISRFLTMVLSKS; encoded by the coding sequence ATGGCCACATTGCCTTGCATTGAAATTGAAACCGCCCCCAATCCAAGCGCTTCCGTCATTTGGCTGCACGGACTAGGGGCTGATGGCAATGACTTTGTACCCATCATTCCGCAACTCAATCTGTCTGAGTGCCCTGCTATACGCTTTGTTTTTCCAAGTGCACCCTCTATGGCAGTCACTGTCAATGGCGGTTACCTTATGCCAGCGTGGTATGACATTACCGAAAGAGACATTAATGCCCGCGAAGATGTTGCCGGCACTCACAAGTCCGCAACAGCTATTGCGGAGCTAATTGAGCGAGAAGCAAGCCGTGGCATTGTCTATGACAAAATTGTTTTAGCTGGCTTCTCACAGGGCTGTGCCATGTCTTTACAGGTCGGTCTACGCTTTCCACACACACTGGCAGGCATCATGGCTCTATCAGGCTACCTGCCCCTAGCAAAATCACTTGCAGTCGAGAGAAGTGATGCAAATAGCAAAACACCGATTTTTATGGCGCATGGTGTTTGGGATGCTGTGATCGTTCCAGAACGAGCTGAGGCTTCAGCTGATATCCTAGAAAAATTATGCTATCAGGTGGACTGGAATACCTACCCGATGGAACACTCTCTTCACCCAGATGAGCTAGTAGATATCTCCAGGTTTTTGACTATGGTGCTGAGCAAGTCATAA